The following nucleotide sequence is from Bradyrhizobium roseum.
ATTGAGGCGTGCGCGGGAGCCGGATATCGTCCGTCGCGATCCAAGGAAAGAGAATCATGGCCTCTGTCGACCGGTCGCTGGTGGCGAATTTGCCGATGTTCGCGGGCCTTTCGCCGGCCGAGCAGGACGACCTGCTGCGCGAAGCGCGCTCGACCCGGTACTCCAAGGGCACTGCGGTCTTCGATCAGGGACTGGAGGCCATCCGGTTCTTTCTTCTGCTTCACGGACATCTGCGCGTCGAAAAGACGACCGCGCAGGGGCAGCAGACCGTGGTTCGCTACGTTTCCGCGGGCGAGCTCTTCGGGGTGGCACAGGCCATGAACCTGACGCACTATCCCGCGACCGCGGTCGCCGCCGTCGACAGCATCGCGCTGGCATGGCCGTCATCGTCATGGCAGCGCCTGATAGCCAAATATCCCAGCCTTGCTGCGAGCGCCCTGCAAACCGTTGGCAGCCGTCTGCAGGACACCCAGGCACGCGTTCTGGAGTTATCGAACGAACAGGTCGAACAACGGGTCGCCCACGCCCTTCTCCGCCTCGCCAAACAAGCAGGACGAAAGGTCGAGAGTGGCGTCGAGATCGACTTTCCGATCAGCCGGCAGGACATCGCCGAGATGACCGGTACGACCCTGCACACGGTCAGCCGCATCCTCAGCGCTTGGGAAAGCGAAGGACTCATCGAGGGAGGCCGGCAGCGCATCGTGTTGCGGGACCCCCACCGCCTCCATGGACTTGCCCAAGGCGACGAGGCCATTCAGGCACGTAAGCGTAGTCCCTAAGTCGCCTCTTTCGCCTTCTCCACGATTTTCGACAGGAAGGTTCCGGTCTCGAGTTCGTGCTCATCGCTCGCCTCGCCGACCGAGTGGAAGTTCGCGATCGGACACCCCACGCATAGCATTTGGAATTTCACAAAAATTCGGATCGTCGATGGCCAACGACGCATCACATCATCGACGATCATTTCCGTAGTGGGTACCGATATGTTTTGCATGCCACCATTCTGAGGCCTCGGCGCCATTGGATCTTTGCGCCCGCGCAAATTTCAGGTCGATTTAACCCCGCCGATTCTCAGAAGGTTCGCCGGCAGGTCCGTGAGCTGGCGATCTCCGTCGTCCTTCGGCGCACTTTCGGCGATCACCAGCATCAAGACCCTAATATCAATAGGCTTTGGTGTCAGGCAGCCAAGTCCGGCATCGGCATCACTTTTGCGAGCCTGACTTATCGAAAGGTACGAGACGGCACGGGCCCGAGTCAGGTCAATTTATTCCGCACATTGGTGCACGGACAATGACAATCCAGCGCTGGCGAACTTCCAGAAACTTTTGAGTGAGCGCTATCCCTTGCCTTGTGCAGGCTGACCCTTGCGGCGAGTCTTTGCAAAGGCTCGGTCGGTTGCCATGAATCGCGCCAGCATTGGCGCGACCAGCTTTGCCGGATCCGAGATCGACTGCCCGGTTTCACGGGCGAGCATGTCGGTGTAGGCCGCGAGATCGCGATGGACATCGGCCGGCAGATCCACGGTGAGCTTTACCGGCTTGTCATCGGCGATAGCGCCGAGCTTCAGCTTTCCCATTTTTTCAGCCTCTATATGGTTCGAGCACGAGGTCGCGATTGACGATTACCCGCACCGGAAAACCCGGCCGGATTGTCAGGGTCGGCTGGATGTTGAGATTGCGCCGAACGATCTGTTGACCGGTTTGGTTCAGGGACTCCCCTACCCCACGGCGAAGGGCCTGCAGAATGGCGCTGTTTCCACTGCCGGCATCCGAGCCGGACCCAAGTTCGGTTCCTACACCAAGCAAAGTCGACAGCAACGCCGCCTTGAACAGCTCGCCCCAGTGGTGATCGACCTCGTCGTGAAGCCCGGCATAGCCTGCGGTATCGGCACCCGGCTGGCGCTCGAGGACAATCGATCGGCCGTTCGGCAGGATCAGGCGTGTCCAGACCAGGAGCACGCGCGACTGTCCCTGTGTAATGCGGCTATCGTAGATTCCTATCAGCCGCGCCCCCTGGGGCACCAACAAAGTTTGACCGGACAGCGTATCAAATAGCGGTTCGGTCACATGCGCCATGATCTGCCCAGGCAGATCGGATCGGATGCCCGTAATAAGGGCCGCCGAAATCACGGACCCCGCCTGGACGACATAACGCGAGGCTGGCTTCGCCACACGGTCAGGGCTCGTGGTCCGCCGATCAACGGCAGCGCTCACAAAAGCGAGCTTGCGGTCCTGTCCATTCTGGGCAGACGCCTCATCGGACGGCGCTGCGACATTTGAGGTCGTCTCGGCAGAAGTTGCTGCAGCCGGTGGTCGAACATTCGTTGACGCAAATACCTTGCTGGTGCGCGCGGCCTCACTTTCCTGACTCATTCGCTGCTGCTCGGGATCGATCCCAAGGGGCCCGGACTGGGCCTGGGCCGCAACAATGGGACGACCAAGATCACCCGGCAACGGCGGCCCAAGGCGCGGCACATCGCGCGGAATGCCCGCATAGTCGCGCGGCAGCCCGGCAAGGCCGTCGGCCACATTGTGGTGATCGATGCTGTAAAGCTCTTCGGAAGCTGGACCACGCGCGCGATTCTGCTGCAGGGCCCACAGCACGGCTCCGGAAACGAGAACGAGCGCGAGGGCCGTGCCCGCAGCCAACACCTTACGCGACAGGCGTGTCACGGGCGGACGTTCTGGACGCAGGCGCAGTGAACTGGCTATCTCCGTAGCACTCTTATGCGAGGTAGAACCAGGACCATCGGCGCCAGTCATTTGCTTATCAGTCACGACGGCCTTCCGTCGCTTCTCATGAGCCGGACTTTTTGCTGAGGGTTGCCGCCAAGTCGCAGCTCTGCCGCGGCAAACAGCCGATCGACGATCAGCACGTTACGATAGGTTCGGTAGTTGACGATCTCGGAACTGCCGTCGGGACCGATGACAAACAGCGGAGGCATTTCTCCCTGAACGATGCCGGGCGAGAACTCGATATAGACCTTGCGGCCATCGTCATAGACGCCGATCGGCCGCCAAGGCGGATTGTCGCCCTCGAGGGCGTAGCGATAGCGACGCTCAGAAAATTCAGGAAAAGCTGGCGTCGGGGAAACTGCCCGGGCACGGCCGGACCTGTCCTCGGGATAAAACCAGGCGACCGATGGCATATAGTGCTTTTCACGCGAGCGCAGCTCGATGAGATAGGTGCGCCGGTCCGTGTTGACCACGAGGTTGGTCTCAATCGAAGGCCGCGTCGGCTTG
It contains:
- the trbG gene encoding P-type conjugative transfer protein TrbG produces the protein MRSFLLACVFALSGCAASKPPQISYDYDIPPLPAPPSLAEDRPRSLHVPPSWTPAKGGKKGSVEAKEPAARIETANDAARVEPRSAGYFNAVQVFPFSPGALYQIYASPGQITDIALEPGEQLTGSGPVSAGDTVRWVVGDTESGSGDTRRVHIMVKPTRPSIETNLVVNTDRRTYLIELRSREKHYMPSVAWFYPEDRSGRARAVSPTPAFPEFSERRYRYALEGDNPPWRPIGVYDDGRKVYIEFSPGIVQGEMPPLFVIGPDGSSEIVNYRTYRNVLIVDRLFAAAELRLGGNPQQKVRLMRSDGRPS
- a CDS encoding TrbI/VirB10 family protein gives rise to the protein MTGADGPGSTSHKSATEIASSLRLRPERPPVTRLSRKVLAAGTALALVLVSGAVLWALQQNRARGPASEELYSIDHHNVADGLAGLPRDYAGIPRDVPRLGPPLPGDLGRPIVAAQAQSGPLGIDPEQQRMSQESEAARTSKVFASTNVRPPAAATSAETTSNVAAPSDEASAQNGQDRKLAFVSAAVDRRTTSPDRVAKPASRYVVQAGSVISAALITGIRSDLPGQIMAHVTEPLFDTLSGQTLLVPQGARLIGIYDSRITQGQSRVLLVWTRLILPNGRSIVLERQPGADTAGYAGLHDEVDHHWGELFKAALLSTLLGVGTELGSGSDAGSGNSAILQALRRGVGESLNQTGQQIVRRNLNIQPTLTIRPGFPVRVIVNRDLVLEPYRG
- a CDS encoding DUF2274 domain-containing protein is translated as MGKLKLGAIADDKPVKLTVDLPADVHRDLAAYTDMLARETGQSISDPAKLVAPMLARFMATDRAFAKTRRKGQPAQGKG
- a CDS encoding Crp/Fnr family transcriptional regulator; the protein is MASVDRSLVANLPMFAGLSPAEQDDLLREARSTRYSKGTAVFDQGLEAIRFFLLLHGHLRVEKTTAQGQQTVVRYVSAGELFGVAQAMNLTHYPATAVAAVDSIALAWPSSSWQRLIAKYPSLAASALQTVGSRLQDTQARVLELSNEQVEQRVAHALLRLAKQAGRKVESGVEIDFPISRQDIAEMTGTTLHTVSRILSAWESEGLIEGGRQRIVLRDPHRLHGLAQGDEAIQARKRSP
- a CDS encoding DUF1858 domain-containing protein translates to MQNISVPTTEMIVDDVMRRWPSTIRIFVKFQMLCVGCPIANFHSVGEASDEHELETGTFLSKIVEKAKEAT